The Citrifermentans bemidjiense Bem genome window below encodes:
- the glnE gene encoding bifunctional [glutamate--ammonia ligase]-adenylyl-L-tyrosine phosphorylase/[glutamate--ammonia-ligase] adenylyltransferase encodes MTRRQSDLAGALLAALSQRQGSGLAQLLEQGGYSYGARSVENLRLLSELLPGERLIEVAIAALATPLPDMALNGLERISTAVPNDILLELCSRRALLTQLMNICGSSPFLTNLICRDPSSLKRLFLDREIMCSRSEPEMLATLRSRVPEGTGYADLFAHLRRFKYSEMLRIAARDLNGLSPLEEVTGELASLAAVTLQLAYEAALAELAREHGTPMQTTPDGQVEAEFTIIGMGKLGGRELNFSSDIDLIYFYSSDKGESTGIPDGRGGFKGKLSLHSFFVKLAEMVSRAISQVTEDGFVFRVDMGLRPDGKAGDLATSMRSAEVYYESWGQSWERAAMMKARPVAGSIELGEAILAALTPFIYRRYLDYNLIEDMMAMKKKIDASLARSQEGEVNIKLGRGGIREIEFFIQALQLVYAGKNPNLRVKNSLAALQTLRQSHIIKEADCVALSDAYRFLRTVEHRIQVVQERQTHALPRKEEELRALARRCGYLRKDGLHRFSETLELHRRGVSAIYGDLFLSRDEKIKEEVLPEVHYFFDHNADPDLIKDMLEERRFENPDVAYDNLLVLRDGPAKVNLTNQGRRTLEKIAPLFLQEVFAAPDPDLALVNLERFLSSTRTRASIYALLAENRDILKLLTSLFGMSEFLSKIFIGHPELLDSMTTRGYAYLQKERAAMAHELDDFLTQADDFEEQLDAMRSYRHEEFLRIGMNDVHGKMKQPEVARQLTDLADVCLAAACCLATGELARFGRPIVKDEDGSEREATFAVVAMGKLGGFELNYHSDLDIIYIYEGQGYTDGEKSITNREYFSKLGQKIILVLTTQTREGYAYKIDTRLRPSGNAGPLVTSLEAFQGYHEAEAQIWERQALTKARVTYGDPDLKQKIEGIIEKTVYGAGADETVRSEIHRLRMRMENELAKETSGSYNIKTGRGGMVDVEFIIQFLQLKYGREYREIRSTSTLRAMDAMHQLGILPGRDYHALFDGYKFLRRLENRLRIIHDYSMNDLGGPLKYLNKLARRLGYDPMLKNPGEALMADYERVTGAVREVYGRVLGSEGMSPPPEGEG; translated from the coding sequence ATGACGCGCCGCCAGTCGGATCTGGCGGGGGCGCTCCTCGCCGCGCTGTCGCAGCGCCAGGGGAGCGGGCTCGCACAGCTGCTCGAACAGGGAGGCTACAGCTACGGCGCCCGCTCGGTGGAAAACCTGCGCCTGTTATCCGAACTGCTCCCCGGCGAGCGGCTGATCGAGGTCGCCATCGCCGCCTTGGCCACCCCCCTTCCCGACATGGCCTTGAACGGCCTGGAGCGCATCAGCACCGCCGTCCCCAACGATATCCTCCTGGAACTCTGCTCCCGCCGGGCGCTCCTCACCCAGTTGATGAACATCTGCGGTTCCTCCCCCTTCCTCACCAACCTCATCTGCCGCGACCCGTCGTCCCTCAAAAGGCTGTTCCTCGACCGCGAGATCATGTGCAGCCGCTCCGAGCCCGAGATGCTCGCCACCCTGCGTAGCCGCGTCCCCGAGGGGACCGGATACGCCGATCTCTTCGCGCACCTGCGCCGCTTCAAGTACTCGGAGATGCTGCGCATCGCGGCCCGCGACCTGAACGGGCTCTCCCCGCTGGAAGAGGTGACCGGGGAGCTCGCCTCTCTCGCCGCAGTGACGCTGCAGCTGGCCTACGAGGCGGCCCTTGCCGAGCTGGCCCGTGAGCACGGCACGCCGATGCAGACCACACCGGACGGCCAAGTGGAGGCGGAATTCACCATCATCGGCATGGGAAAGCTCGGGGGACGCGAACTCAACTTCTCCTCCGACATCGACCTGATCTACTTCTACTCCTCCGACAAGGGGGAGAGCACCGGCATTCCCGACGGGAGGGGGGGCTTCAAGGGAAAGCTCTCCCTGCACTCCTTCTTCGTGAAGCTCGCCGAGATGGTGAGCCGCGCCATCTCCCAGGTCACCGAGGACGGCTTCGTCTTCCGGGTGGATATGGGGCTGCGGCCGGACGGCAAGGCCGGCGACCTCGCCACCTCGATGCGCTCGGCCGAGGTCTACTACGAGTCCTGGGGGCAGTCCTGGGAGCGCGCCGCCATGATGAAGGCGCGCCCGGTTGCAGGATCCATCGAACTCGGGGAGGCGATACTCGCGGCCCTCACCCCGTTCATCTACCGCCGCTACCTCGACTACAACCTCATCGAAGACATGATGGCGATGAAGAAGAAGATCGACGCCTCGTTGGCGAGAAGCCAGGAGGGGGAGGTCAACATCAAGCTCGGGCGCGGCGGCATCCGCGAGATCGAGTTCTTCATCCAGGCGCTGCAGCTGGTATATGCCGGGAAGAACCCCAACCTGCGCGTGAAGAACTCGCTGGCCGCCCTGCAGACGCTCAGGCAGTCGCACATCATCAAGGAAGCCGACTGCGTCGCCCTCTCGGACGCCTACCGCTTCCTGCGCACCGTGGAGCACCGCATACAGGTGGTCCAGGAGCGCCAGACCCACGCCCTGCCGAGGAAAGAAGAAGAGTTGCGGGCGCTTGCCAGGCGCTGCGGCTACCTGAGAAAGGACGGGCTGCACCGTTTCAGCGAGACCCTGGAGCTGCACCGGCGTGGAGTCTCCGCCATCTACGGAGACCTATTCCTCTCCCGGGACGAGAAGATCAAGGAGGAGGTGCTCCCCGAGGTGCACTACTTCTTCGATCACAACGCCGACCCCGACCTGATCAAGGACATGCTGGAGGAGCGGCGGTTCGAGAACCCTGACGTCGCCTACGACAACCTCCTGGTGCTGCGCGACGGGCCAGCCAAGGTGAATCTCACCAACCAGGGGCGCCGCACCCTGGAGAAGATCGCCCCGCTCTTTTTGCAGGAGGTGTTCGCAGCGCCCGACCCGGACCTCGCGCTCGTCAACCTGGAGCGCTTCCTCTCCTCCACCAGGACCCGCGCCTCCATCTACGCGCTCCTCGCCGAAAACCGCGACATACTGAAGCTCCTCACCTCGCTGTTCGGGATGTCGGAGTTCCTCTCCAAGATCTTCATCGGTCACCCGGAACTCTTGGACAGCATGACCACGCGCGGCTACGCCTACCTGCAGAAGGAGCGCGCCGCCATGGCGCACGAGCTGGACGACTTCCTGACCCAGGCGGACGACTTCGAGGAGCAACTCGATGCCATGCGCAGCTACCGGCACGAAGAGTTCCTGCGCATCGGCATGAACGACGTCCACGGCAAGATGAAGCAGCCCGAGGTGGCGCGGCAGTTGACCGACTTGGCCGACGTCTGCCTGGCCGCGGCCTGCTGCCTTGCCACCGGCGAACTGGCCCGCTTCGGGCGCCCGATAGTCAAGGACGAGGACGGCTCCGAACGCGAGGCGACCTTCGCCGTGGTGGCCATGGGGAAACTGGGGGGCTTCGAGCTCAACTACCACTCCGACCTGGACATCATCTACATCTACGAGGGGCAGGGGTACACCGACGGCGAGAAGAGCATCACCAACCGCGAGTACTTCTCCAAGCTGGGGCAGAAGATCATCCTGGTGCTCACCACCCAGACCCGCGAGGGGTACGCCTACAAGATAGACACACGCTTGCGCCCTTCCGGGAACGCCGGCCCGCTGGTCACCTCGCTGGAGGCGTTCCAGGGGTACCACGAGGCCGAGGCGCAGATCTGGGAGCGCCAGGCGCTGACCAAGGCGCGGGTAACCTACGGCGACCCGGACCTGAAGCAGAAGATCGAGGGGATCATCGAGAAGACCGTGTATGGCGCCGGCGCCGACGAAACCGTCCGCAGCGAGATCCACCGGCTGCGCATGCGCATGGAGAACGAGCTCGCCAAGGAGACCAGCGGGAGCTACAACATCAAGACCGGCCGCGGCGGCATGGTCGACGTCGAGTTCATCATCCAGTTCCTGCAGCTTAAGTACGGGCGCGAGTACCGTGAAATCCGCAGCACCAGCACGCTGCGCGCCATGGA